A window of the Schlesneria paludicola DSM 18645 genome harbors these coding sequences:
- a CDS encoding sensor histidine kinase, which yields MSDAVRPSDDFDWGLATQAITVRIRWFGICVGYVLVNLIGDGQNRSILNAILVLGAFYALFDTVWSVRGRVFLSEWPMFISFMESLFIGLLCHFDDGLLSAFRFYYFLSLLVCAIRYTPLVTWMTFLFHTLSYVTLALTRHAESRDELSALILMPIFLGWVTWACVSLSELLKWASFRLRELNIKLQQNQSLLEHRIADRTRQLQESQAMLVQQEKQAAFGLLAAGIAHEVGNPLAAISSLVQLLNRRNIEGETREKLSLVDDQLRRIQRTLRELVDFSRPAVHVKTRCDIHSIIDAALNIAKYYKRKKGKQIRTRYLENVPRMMLVHDQLVQVFLNLILNAMDATEEGGTIEIQTTREDHWLRIDVHDDGAGIPDELRMRMFQPYVTTKETGTGLGLFVSRNIVEQNGGHIDLTSTSMQGTTFTVRLEYPDDERSDSGLSNSAIVPVIAKTPDATEPPTE from the coding sequence ATGTCGGACGCCGTACGACCTTCTGATGATTTCGACTGGGGACTGGCCACCCAGGCCATCACCGTACGGATTCGCTGGTTCGGAATCTGCGTCGGGTATGTGCTGGTCAATCTGATTGGTGACGGTCAGAACCGCAGCATCCTGAACGCGATTCTGGTCCTGGGGGCGTTTTACGCTCTGTTCGATACGGTCTGGTCGGTCCGCGGACGCGTCTTCCTTAGCGAATGGCCCATGTTCATTTCGTTCATGGAATCGCTGTTCATCGGACTGCTGTGCCATTTCGACGACGGATTGCTCAGTGCGTTCCGGTTCTACTACTTCCTGTCTTTGCTGGTCTGCGCCATCCGCTATACGCCGCTGGTGACGTGGATGACGTTCCTGTTTCACACACTGAGCTACGTGACGTTGGCGCTCACCAGACACGCCGAAAGCCGCGATGAACTCTCGGCTTTGATCCTGATGCCGATCTTTCTGGGATGGGTGACCTGGGCCTGTGTTTCGCTCTCGGAACTTCTCAAGTGGGCCAGTTTTCGCCTGCGGGAACTCAATATCAAGCTTCAGCAGAACCAGTCACTGCTCGAACATCGAATTGCCGACAGAACACGACAACTGCAAGAATCGCAGGCGATGCTGGTCCAGCAGGAAAAACAGGCCGCGTTTGGATTGCTGGCGGCCGGGATTGCGCATGAAGTCGGCAATCCCCTTGCAGCCATCAGTTCGCTCGTCCAACTGTTGAACCGACGCAACATCGAAGGGGAAACCCGCGAAAAGCTGTCGCTCGTAGATGATCAGCTGCGGCGGATCCAGCGGACGCTGCGAGAACTTGTCGATTTCAGCCGTCCGGCCGTTCATGTGAAGACGCGTTGCGACATCCATTCGATTATCGATGCGGCACTGAATATTGCGAAGTATTACAAGCGGAAAAAAGGAAAACAGATCCGCACCCGTTATCTCGAAAACGTGCCGCGGATGATGCTCGTGCATGACCAGCTGGTCCAGGTCTTCCTGAACCTGATCCTGAACGCCATGGATGCGACGGAAGAGGGCGGTACGATCGAGATTCAGACGACCCGCGAGGATCACTGGTTGCGGATCGATGTCCATGATGATGGGGCAGGAATTCCCGATGAACTGCGGATGCGAATGTTCCAGCCATACGTGACGACGAAGGAAACTGGGACGGGACTGGGACTCTTCGTCAGCCGCAATATCGTCGAGCAAAACGGTGGGCACATCGACCTGACCTCGACTTCAATGCAGGGAACCACGTTCACCGTACGGCTCGAATACCCGGACGACGAACGATCGGACAGTGGCCTCAGCAACAGTGCGATTGTGCCAGTGATCGCGAAGACGCCGGACGCCACTGAACCGCCAACGGAATGA
- the glgB gene encoding 1,4-alpha-glucan branching protein GlgB → MDSTLYQHLGAHLETQNGVEGVRFAVWAPNATEVSVLCDLNMWMHGQNWLNSSSNGVWWGFVPGMKSGDPYKFGIRSSHGALLQKSDPYAFYAELPPKSASVVYDLTGHTWRDQEWLSRREYSNWYEKPVSVYEVHLGSWRRPTDGRQYFTYRELGKMLVDYVKDLGYTHIELMPINEFPFDGSWGYQATGYFAPTSRFGTPHDFMEFVEMFHEAEIGVIIDWVPAHFPTDGHSLGSFDGTACFEHEDPKKGFHPDWGTLIFNYGRNEVRDFLLSSARFWLETFHVDGLRVDAVASMLYLDYSRRPGEWVPNMFGGRENLEAIDFLKEMNTLLYREFPGILTIAEESTAWGGVSRPVYTGGLGFGMKWDMGWMNDTLRYMRREPVYRKHHQNELSFRMVYAFTENFMLPLSHDEVVHGKCSLLSQMPGDHWQKFANLRLLYGYQFTQPGKKLLFMGGEIGQWLEWNHNTQLDWPLVGQPMHDGVTKLVRDLNTLYRGEPALHQLDMSGEGFRWISCDDWQNSVYAYSRQGKSEQDRLIVVINFTPVPRHQYRVGVPAPGYYIERLNTDSTLYGGSNVGNVGGVYSQPGTCHGESQFISLTLPPLGMLVLKPVTSGK, encoded by the coding sequence ATGGATTCCACTCTCTACCAGCATCTGGGCGCACATCTCGAGACACAAAACGGGGTGGAAGGGGTCCGCTTCGCCGTCTGGGCTCCCAATGCCACCGAAGTCTCGGTTCTGTGCGATCTGAATATGTGGATGCACGGTCAGAACTGGCTGAACTCCAGCAGTAACGGAGTCTGGTGGGGATTCGTCCCGGGAATGAAAAGCGGCGATCCGTACAAATTTGGCATCCGCAGCAGTCACGGAGCACTTCTGCAGAAGTCGGACCCGTACGCCTTCTATGCCGAATTGCCGCCCAAGAGCGCATCGGTTGTCTACGATCTGACAGGTCATACCTGGCGCGATCAAGAATGGCTGTCGCGCCGCGAATACTCGAACTGGTATGAAAAGCCTGTTTCGGTCTACGAAGTTCATCTGGGGTCTTGGAGACGCCCGACCGACGGTCGACAGTATTTCACCTATCGTGAACTCGGCAAGATGCTTGTCGACTACGTCAAAGACCTGGGCTATACGCACATTGAATTGATGCCCATCAACGAATTCCCCTTTGATGGCTCGTGGGGTTACCAGGCGACCGGATATTTCGCCCCGACCAGCCGCTTTGGGACGCCGCATGACTTCATGGAATTCGTCGAGATGTTCCATGAAGCCGAAATCGGCGTCATCATCGACTGGGTGCCCGCCCACTTCCCCACCGATGGACATTCGCTGGGTTCATTTGACGGCACCGCCTGCTTCGAGCACGAAGACCCCAAGAAAGGATTTCATCCAGATTGGGGAACGTTGATCTTCAACTACGGACGAAACGAAGTCCGTGATTTCCTGCTGTCGAGCGCCCGGTTCTGGCTCGAGACGTTCCATGTCGACGGCTTGCGTGTCGATGCGGTGGCCTCGATGCTGTACCTCGACTATTCGCGCCGGCCCGGTGAATGGGTGCCGAATATGTTCGGCGGGCGCGAAAACCTCGAGGCGATCGATTTCCTCAAGGAAATGAACACGCTGCTGTATCGCGAATTTCCGGGCATTCTCACGATCGCCGAAGAATCGACCGCCTGGGGTGGTGTCTCACGTCCTGTCTATACCGGCGGACTTGGTTTCGGCATGAAGTGGGACATGGGTTGGATGAACGATACGCTGCGCTACATGCGGCGCGAGCCCGTTTATCGGAAGCACCATCAGAATGAACTGTCGTTCCGGATGGTGTACGCCTTCACCGAAAACTTCATGCTGCCGCTGTCGCATGATGAGGTCGTTCACGGCAAGTGCTCGCTACTTTCGCAAATGCCCGGCGATCACTGGCAGAAGTTCGCGAACTTGCGATTGCTGTACGGGTATCAATTCACACAGCCCGGCAAAAAGTTGCTATTCATGGGCGGCGAGATCGGGCAGTGGCTCGAATGGAACCACAATACCCAGCTCGACTGGCCGCTCGTCGGGCAGCCGATGCACGACGGCGTCACAAAATTGGTCCGCGATCTGAATACGCTGTATCGGGGCGAACCCGCCTTGCACCAGCTCGACATGTCGGGTGAAGGCTTCCGCTGGATTTCGTGCGATGACTGGCAGAACAGCGTCTACGCCTATTCGCGTCAGGGTAAATCGGAACAAGATCGCCTGATCGTGGTGATTAACTTCACCCCTGTCCCACGGCATCAGTATCGCGTGGGGGTTCCGGCTCCGGGTTACTATATCGAACGGCTCAATACCGATTCGACGTTGTACGGTGGCTCGAACGTGGGTAACGTCGGCGGTGTTTACTCGCAGCCGGGGACCTGTCACGGAGAAAGCCAGTTCATTTCTCTGACGCTGCCCCCACTGGGAATGCTGGTGCTGAAACCGGTGACGTCGGGAAAATGA
- a CDS encoding glycosyltransferase family 39 protein, whose amino-acid sequence MQSLNRKGLVHTQLISHRLSSGGFLRKETTTAKQKPLCLNWYRFKRPSLVLFQRPLTCVICEWSTQLFGPWPGIVSLIAWCWMPLILAHGSLVTSDVPAVVAALGAARCFWSFLLNPRPPTAMLSGALLGVAIATKYTLLILCPCWFCVLFYRYSRGHQFRQFAVLGCLMFSASIVTIDAFYLFQGVGFKLEILATGNSASSATLRSFASWPLFSWMLWIPLPLPIEFIRGLDFQLADVERSQAVYLLGEQRVGGWSFWYLIAAMVKVPIPIQALTWLAVVNIPSALSGNGFSRWAAICTIVPALEVTISIVLFTGTGTNASVRYLLPALALWCPWIGLALRPRTQVSKILVFGFVTWLGIGAFFESPDFLGWENELANVWCRDRPAILGDNTDWGQDIASLGVWAASRSPSERMIVCVYGMGDTRAYGLRRPAALAISAASDQCDYLAISENILFGNGTQNCVCVDGQMGVVSHELRKSLQLRRPFHRIGHSIRIFKLTSGDF is encoded by the coding sequence GTGCAAAGCCTTAATCGAAAAGGACTTGTCCATACTCAGTTGATAAGCCATCGTCTTTCCAGTGGTGGGTTTCTACGAAAAGAAACCACTACTGCAAAACAAAAGCCCCTTTGTCTCAACTGGTACCGTTTCAAGCGCCCTTCACTGGTACTGTTTCAGCGCCCACTGACATGTGTCATTTGTGAATGGTCCACTCAACTTTTCGGTCCGTGGCCGGGCATTGTTTCCCTGATTGCTTGGTGCTGGATGCCTTTAATCCTAGCGCATGGATCACTTGTAACGTCTGATGTGCCAGCGGTCGTAGCTGCGCTGGGAGCTGCTCGCTGCTTTTGGTCTTTTTTGCTTAATCCGCGGCCACCAACTGCCATGCTGAGCGGTGCACTTCTGGGCGTCGCCATTGCAACTAAGTATACGTTGCTTATTCTTTGTCCGTGTTGGTTCTGCGTTCTGTTCTACAGATACAGCAGGGGACATCAGTTCCGCCAGTTTGCGGTTCTCGGGTGTTTGATGTTCTCGGCAAGCATTGTGACAATCGATGCATTTTATCTGTTTCAAGGTGTCGGCTTCAAACTTGAGATACTGGCAACTGGCAACTCCGCCTCGTCTGCTACCTTAAGATCATTTGCGTCTTGGCCGTTGTTTTCGTGGATGCTCTGGATTCCTCTCCCTCTTCCAATTGAGTTTATACGAGGTCTCGATTTTCAACTTGCGGACGTCGAGCGATCACAAGCGGTGTATTTACTCGGCGAGCAACGTGTTGGTGGCTGGTCATTTTGGTACTTGATTGCCGCGATGGTGAAGGTGCCAATTCCGATCCAGGCGCTTACATGGCTTGCAGTTGTCAATATTCCGTCTGCTCTGAGCGGGAATGGATTCTCGAGATGGGCCGCGATATGTACGATCGTCCCTGCCTTAGAGGTCACGATATCGATCGTACTTTTTACGGGAACTGGTACAAATGCATCCGTTCGATATCTGCTGCCCGCTCTAGCACTTTGGTGTCCATGGATTGGTTTGGCCTTACGACCTCGTACCCAAGTCTCCAAAATCTTGGTATTTGGCTTCGTGACTTGGCTTGGTATCGGTGCATTCTTTGAATCACCAGATTTCCTGGGGTGGGAAAACGAACTCGCCAACGTATGGTGTCGTGATCGCCCCGCGATATTGGGTGACAACACCGATTGGGGTCAGGACATCGCAAGTCTCGGTGTATGGGCCGCAAGTAGGAGTCCTAGCGAAAGGATGATCGTATGCGTATATGGAATGGGAGATACCAGAGCTTACGGCTTACGTCGACCTGCTGCATTGGCTATTTCTGCAGCTTCGGATCAATGCGACTATTTGGCAATCAGTGAAAATATTCTCTTCGGAAATGGAACACAGAATTGTGTGTGCGTGGATGGGCAAATGGGAGTCGTCTCGCATGAGTTGCGTAAATCGCTGCAGTTGAGGCGACCTTTTCATAGGATTGGTCACTCGATTCGAATATTCAAGTTGACTTCAGGTGACTTTTGA
- a CDS encoding malate dehydrogenase, with product MKQALKIAISGAAGRVGYGLAFRIAAGAMFGDQQPVILSLLETPVRLRTLQGIQLELTDCAFPLLKDSLISDSEDEAFADADWIIMLAATEKTLSDYSRLDLLRANGPIYESHGQAIERVAPRARVLVVTEPCNTLCLVVQHFARSVPAEHFFSLNRIDRMRATAIIAATAGVPVSRVNRVNVWGNRSDKLFVDFHNSYIDDQPAEQIITEPNWHRDILEPLIARRTQEVMSLLDAPPAATATQAIVATVNSISTPTPFQRRFGAGVVSDGSYGVPSNMVFGFPLRTEDGVNWSIVQGLYLDEYALARVQENIAELHHEATVAGL from the coding sequence ATGAAACAAGCACTGAAGATTGCGATTTCTGGCGCGGCCGGACGAGTCGGATATGGGCTGGCATTTCGGATCGCGGCGGGGGCGATGTTTGGTGATCAGCAACCAGTCATCCTGTCGCTCTTAGAGACACCGGTGCGGTTGCGGACGCTGCAGGGGATTCAGCTTGAGTTGACCGACTGTGCGTTCCCATTACTCAAAGACTCGCTGATTTCGGACTCGGAGGATGAGGCGTTTGCGGACGCCGATTGGATCATCATGCTGGCCGCGACAGAGAAGACTCTCAGCGATTATTCTCGCCTTGATCTTCTGCGAGCGAATGGACCGATCTATGAAAGCCATGGCCAGGCGATCGAGCGTGTGGCGCCCCGAGCCCGTGTGCTCGTCGTCACCGAGCCGTGCAACACGCTCTGTTTGGTTGTTCAACATTTTGCGCGGTCGGTTCCGGCCGAGCACTTCTTCAGCTTGAATCGCATCGACCGCATGCGGGCCACGGCGATCATCGCGGCCACGGCGGGTGTCCCGGTCAGTCGCGTCAATCGCGTCAATGTGTGGGGCAATCGCAGTGACAAACTGTTTGTCGATTTTCACAACTCGTACATTGATGACCAACCCGCAGAACAAATCATTACCGAACCCAACTGGCATCGCGACATTCTCGAGCCATTGATTGCGCGTCGGACGCAAGAGGTGATGTCGTTGCTGGACGCACCACCTGCCGCCACGGCAACACAAGCGATTGTTGCCACCGTGAACTCCATTTCGACACCTACGCCATTCCAGCGGCGTTTTGGAGCCGGTGTGGTTTCGGACGGAAGCTACGGCGTCCCGTCGAACATGGTCTTCGGGTTTCCGCTCAGAACCGAAGATGGCGTCAATTGGTCCATCGTTCAAGGACTCTATCTCGACGAGTACGCGCTCGCGCGAGTGCAGGAAAACATCGCCGAACTGCATCACGAAGCCACGGTCGCAGGGCTGTAG
- a CDS encoding DUF4365 domain-containing protein — MDINARKEQFSQAYVQAVAAVAGYCYSKPEVDDDSVDLTLAQKGGGGTVRSPKLDLQLKCHAAESPVDDHFSFPLKKKNYDDLRPNSFQVPRILVVVLVPSLEQEWLEHEESQLSIRRSGYWVSIRGFPDSPNADSVTVHIPRSQPFHPEGLRAIMNRIGAGELP; from the coding sequence ATGGATATCAATGCGAGGAAAGAACAATTCAGTCAGGCCTACGTTCAAGCAGTCGCGGCGGTTGCTGGCTACTGTTATTCGAAACCAGAAGTCGATGACGACAGTGTTGACTTAACTTTGGCTCAAAAAGGTGGCGGCGGAACCGTTCGTTCCCCGAAATTGGACCTTCAATTGAAGTGCCATGCAGCAGAATCACCTGTTGATGATCATTTCTCATTTCCATTAAAGAAAAAGAATTACGACGATTTGCGCCCAAATTCGTTTCAAGTTCCTAGAATTCTTGTCGTGGTTCTTGTGCCAAGCCTCGAACAGGAATGGCTTGAACATGAGGAATCGCAACTTTCGATTCGAAGATCAGGCTATTGGGTAAGTATTCGAGGTTTTCCAGACTCGCCAAATGCCGATTCAGTTACAGTGCACATTCCTCGCTCCCAGCCATTCCATCCCGAAGGTCTAAGAGCAATTATGAATCGGATTGGCGCAGGAGAATTACCATGA
- a CDS encoding DUF6263 family protein, translating into MWVKNSWWKLGLIVITLGFGQWTHADPPTYQLVYRFQPGQFTHYEIDDRAEMIVQHGNNFSKIIQQTQWLKSYRVVTVDENGGATLEPITEAVRMSSQAGEKPVLSYDSEKDSSPPKEFENVAGTIGRPLARFQVAPSGRLLKVSMIATDVPKSFSDAAEKADPAINFLIVLPEKPVKIGEQWTEKYETPVPVGNGLTRAVTMIRTYELTKVNENIATISMRTSLLTPLTEPEILRNLVQQTPSGTIEFDLAKGRISNRSLQINEKVVGAYGSQTLLEARGESVEKMVQHR; encoded by the coding sequence ATGTGGGTCAAGAATTCATGGTGGAAACTCGGTCTGATTGTCATCACCCTGGGATTCGGCCAGTGGACGCATGCCGACCCACCAACGTATCAACTGGTCTACCGCTTCCAGCCCGGCCAGTTCACGCACTATGAGATCGATGACCGTGCCGAGATGATCGTCCAGCACGGGAACAACTTCTCAAAAATCATCCAGCAAACACAGTGGCTGAAGTCGTATCGCGTCGTCACCGTCGACGAAAACGGCGGTGCAACGCTCGAACCGATCACGGAAGCGGTTCGCATGTCGTCTCAGGCGGGCGAAAAGCCGGTGCTGAGCTATGACAGTGAAAAAGATTCCTCCCCTCCCAAAGAATTCGAGAACGTGGCAGGCACGATCGGCCGTCCGCTGGCCCGATTCCAGGTCGCTCCGAGCGGTCGCTTGCTGAAGGTCTCGATGATCGCGACGGATGTTCCGAAAAGCTTTTCCGACGCTGCCGAGAAGGCCGATCCCGCGATCAATTTTCTGATCGTGCTGCCTGAGAAGCCGGTCAAAATCGGTGAGCAGTGGACGGAAAAATATGAAACGCCGGTTCCCGTCGGCAACGGTTTGACCCGAGCCGTCACGATGATTCGGACCTACGAACTGACAAAGGTCAACGAAAACATCGCGACGATCAGCATGCGTACGTCCCTTCTGACGCCGCTGACCGAGCCTGAAATTCTCCGCAATCTGGTGCAGCAAACCCCGTCAGGAACGATTGAATTTGACCTCGCAAAAGGCCGAATTTCCAACCGTTCGCTCCAGATCAACGAGAAAGTAGTCGGGGCCTACGGCAGCCAGACACTGCTGGAAGCACGCGGCGAATCTGTGGAAAAAATGGTCCAACACCGCTGA
- a CDS encoding ATP-binding protein: KPDLLIVDDMGMKQLPKRSGEYLFEIIMRRHELRSTMMTSNRPLDDWGQLIGDVPSATAILDRFLHRAEVVQITGKSYRLEKSKKSSNDTKAPTGSKAEE; the protein is encoded by the coding sequence AAGCCGGATCTGCTGATCGTCGACGACATGGGGATGAAGCAGTTACCCAAGCGATCAGGTGAGTACCTGTTCGAGATCATCATGCGGCGACACGAGCTTCGCTCCACGATGATGACCAGCAACAGACCCTTGGACGATTGGGGCCAATTGATCGGCGACGTTCCCAGCGCAACTGCCATCTTGGATCGCTTCCTGCATCGAGCGGAAGTCGTGCAAATCACCGGCAAGAGTTATCGTTTAGAGAAATCGAAAAAAAGTTCAAACGATACCAAAGCGCCCACCGGGTCCAAAGCCGAAGAATAG
- a CDS encoding efflux RND transporter permease subunit, whose product MNGLIRASLRNPYAVTVGCLTVLVIGVLTLNRIPIDILPVFRSPAVQTLTFYGGMPAEGIEKDITNRMERWTGQASGVARQESRSMTGASIVRNFFQGDADPNGALTQVNSLALAAVPTMPPGTLPPVVLPYDPTSTTPVSIVALNSKTESEATLYDVGRYEVRSMIMSNPGAISPVVYGGRVRAVMLYLDRIRMAARGLAPVDVMNATDKFNIFLPTGTVKMGDSDYAVDSNSMIDFVERMGQMPLKAESGNVSYIRDVATPTDSSFVQTNIVRVDGRRQVYIPVFRQTGASTLTIVDTLKKSLDSMQSRLTRSGIELALVMDQSVYVRSSISALVQEGLLGAVLCSLVILLFLGQWRMTLIAILTLPLSVLGAVICLYATGNTINVMTLAGLALAIGPMVDSAIICLENTHRHLGQGVNSEEAAFLGASEVALPELVSTLCTFLVLAPLALMPGMGQFLFRPMAMAVAFAMISAYILSRTLVPAFSSLLLKPHAHHDETHQPKGWLNRAFHRWEQMIDGAIAFYVRCLDVVLRHRLLTVGTAVALLVGVLLCYGSILRREFFPEVDSGAFEMIMRGPSGLRIERTEEAVAKAEALLRESIDEHDLQLIISEIGVVADWSAAYTPNAGPMDAVLKVQLSPHRHRTAQHYVSLIRDRVSKEEQFSQFEFGFDSGGMIRSALNEGKSNPIRIRITGKQQKVAHQIASAIKEEVSKIDGVVDARILQRLNYPQFTINVDRVKTADLGLSQEDVMRNVVAAANSSISFNKKNFWIDPVSYNQYFVGVIYPEQEFKTIEDLLDIPITGVGQKTPVSLRSLATISRTSVPTEISHTNLQASIDLVMSVSGRDLGHVSQDVYAQIQKFGVPDGNGAWNPYDPRAEDKSLLKGSKIVLSGEYSRMQDTFSNLGVGLILASLLMYFLMVALVKSWVVPLTVMLVVPLSLVGILPFLYHTGTALSVQSLLGIIFIVGIKVANTVLLTDYAQELRRHEGLSPTAAIRKSASVRVRPVTMTALAAFFAMIPAALAIEHGSEANAPLARAILGGLLAGEPSDLFVLPALYSLLVRDRRTPSDPREMPPAETAPEPTPSAGQAHA is encoded by the coding sequence ATGAATGGGTTAATTCGAGCCTCACTTCGCAATCCCTACGCTGTGACGGTCGGTTGTTTGACAGTGCTCGTGATTGGCGTTTTGACGCTCAATCGAATTCCCATCGACATTTTGCCGGTCTTTCGATCGCCGGCCGTTCAAACGCTGACCTTCTACGGCGGGATGCCCGCGGAAGGGATTGAAAAAGACATCACGAATCGTATGGAACGCTGGACGGGCCAAGCCAGCGGTGTGGCGCGGCAGGAATCGCGATCGATGACCGGCGCGAGTATCGTCCGCAACTTCTTCCAGGGCGATGCCGATCCCAACGGCGCGTTGACCCAGGTGAATTCGCTGGCACTGGCTGCGGTTCCCACCATGCCGCCGGGAACGCTGCCTCCCGTCGTGCTGCCCTACGATCCGACCAGCACCACCCCCGTATCGATCGTGGCCTTGAACAGTAAGACCGAAAGCGAAGCCACGCTGTATGACGTCGGGCGATACGAAGTCCGCAGTATGATCATGAGTAACCCCGGGGCCATTTCCCCTGTGGTCTACGGCGGACGTGTCCGCGCGGTCATGCTGTACCTCGACCGTATTCGGATGGCGGCACGCGGGTTGGCCCCGGTCGACGTCATGAACGCGACGGACAAGTTCAACATCTTCCTGCCGACCGGTACCGTGAAGATGGGCGATTCCGACTATGCCGTCGATTCGAACTCGATGATCGACTTCGTCGAACGCATGGGCCAGATGCCGCTGAAGGCCGAATCCGGCAATGTCAGCTATATCCGAGACGTCGCCACCCCGACTGATTCGTCGTTCGTACAGACGAACATCGTGCGTGTTGATGGCCGCCGACAGGTCTACATTCCCGTATTTCGGCAGACGGGGGCCAGTACCCTGACGATCGTGGATACGCTCAAGAAGTCCCTGGATTCGATGCAGTCCCGATTGACCCGTTCGGGGATTGAACTGGCGCTGGTGATGGATCAGTCGGTGTATGTCCGCAGCTCGATTAGCGCCCTTGTTCAGGAAGGCCTGTTGGGAGCCGTCCTTTGCTCGCTGGTCATTCTGCTCTTCCTGGGCCAGTGGCGGATGACGCTGATTGCGATCCTGACACTGCCGCTGTCCGTTCTGGGCGCGGTCATTTGCCTCTACGCGACTGGAAATACGATCAACGTGATGACCCTCGCTGGCCTCGCGCTCGCGATCGGCCCGATGGTCGATAGCGCCATCATCTGTCTGGAAAATACGCACCGACATCTGGGACAGGGGGTGAATTCCGAAGAGGCCGCGTTCCTGGGCGCCAGCGAAGTGGCGCTGCCGGAACTGGTCTCGACGCTTTGCACATTCCTCGTATTGGCACCGCTGGCACTTATGCCCGGCATGGGACAGTTTCTCTTCCGGCCGATGGCCATGGCGGTCGCATTCGCCATGATCAGTGCCTACATTCTCTCGCGAACACTCGTGCCGGCGTTTAGCTCATTGCTGCTCAAGCCACATGCCCACCATGACGAGACGCACCAGCCCAAAGGGTGGTTGAATCGAGCGTTTCATCGCTGGGAACAGATGATCGACGGAGCGATCGCGTTTTACGTTCGCTGCCTGGATGTCGTGCTGCGACATCGGTTGCTGACCGTCGGAACGGCCGTTGCACTCCTCGTGGGGGTGCTCCTGTGCTACGGAAGCATCCTGCGACGGGAGTTCTTTCCCGAAGTCGATTCGGGCGCTTTCGAAATGATCATGCGCGGCCCCAGCGGACTGCGAATCGAACGAACCGAAGAAGCCGTGGCCAAGGCCGAAGCACTCTTGCGAGAATCGATTGATGAACATGATCTGCAGTTGATCATTTCCGAAATTGGCGTGGTTGCAGACTGGTCTGCGGCTTACACCCCCAATGCGGGACCGATGGACGCAGTGCTCAAAGTGCAACTCAGTCCACACCGGCATCGCACGGCGCAGCACTATGTCTCGTTGATTCGCGATCGCGTCAGCAAGGAAGAGCAGTTCTCGCAATTTGAGTTCGGGTTCGATTCCGGGGGGATGATCCGCAGCGCGCTTAACGAAGGGAAATCGAATCCGATCCGGATTCGAATCACCGGCAAGCAGCAGAAAGTGGCTCACCAGATTGCGTCAGCGATCAAAGAGGAAGTCTCGAAGATTGACGGTGTCGTCGATGCGCGCATTCTGCAGCGGCTCAATTATCCGCAGTTCACGATTAACGTCGATCGCGTCAAGACGGCCGACCTGGGGCTCAGCCAGGAAGACGTGATGCGGAACGTGGTGGCGGCGGCCAACAGCAGTATTTCATTCAATAAGAAGAATTTCTGGATCGATCCCGTCAGCTACAACCAGTATTTCGTGGGCGTGATCTATCCCGAGCAGGAATTCAAAACGATTGAAGATCTCTTGGATATTCCCATCACGGGCGTGGGACAAAAGACACCCGTTTCGCTCCGGTCTCTCGCGACGATCTCGCGGACAAGCGTGCCGACAGAAATCTCGCACACGAATTTGCAGGCCTCGATCGATCTCGTGATGTCGGTCTCGGGTCGTGACCTGGGACACGTCTCGCAAGATGTCTACGCACAGATCCAGAAATTCGGTGTGCCGGACGGCAACGGCGCGTGGAATCCGTACGACCCTCGCGCGGAAGACAAGTCGTTGCTCAAGGGATCAAAGATCGTTCTCAGCGGTGAATATTCTCGGATGCAAGACACCTTCTCGAATCTGGGTGTCGGGCTGATCCTGGCCTCACTGCTGATGTATTTCTTGATGGTGGCACTGGTCAAATCCTGGGTGGTGCCGCTGACTGTCATGCTGGTTGTGCCGCTATCGCTCGTCGGGATTCTTCCCTTCTTGTATCACACGGGAACGGCACTGAGTGTGCAAAGTCTGCTGGGAATCATCTTCATCGTGGGGATCAAGGTCGCAAACACCGTGTTGCTGACCGACTATGCCCAAGAACTTCGTCGGCATGAAGGACTCAGTCCCACGGCAGCCATTCGAAAATCGGCATCGGTGCGGGTGCGACCGGTGACAATGACGGCCCTCGCGGCCTTCTTCGCCATGATCCCTGCAGCACTCGCGATCGAACATGGCAGTGAAGCCAACGCGCCGCTTGCGCGGGCCATCCTGGGGGGACTGCTGGCCGGTGAGCCCTCTGACTTGTTTGTTCTTCCCGCCTTGTATTCATTGCTTGTCCGCGATCGACGAACTCCATCTGATCCGCGAGAAATGCCTCCAGCCGAAACGGCTCCCGAGCCGACACCCTCTGCAGGACAGGCACATGCTTGA